The DNA region TAACAGCCGGCTGGGTGATGCCGAGAAACGCCGCAGCCTTGGTATAGCTGCGCAAATCCACGACAGCGACGAGCGTACGCAGGAGGTCGGTCGGGATGTTCGTCATACGATGCCCGTCCTTCTTTCAAGCCAATCAGAGCCAAGTCGCGAAACGAAAACTTCCTTCAACGTAACTTAATGTAACACGTATTCCGGCACGATCAATTTGACATCCCACAAACGGTTGGGGCTACAACTAATTGCCAATGACGCACGCAGCGCGCGAGCAAAATCAGCCAAGTAGTAATCGGGCGGTACTATTTTATCCGCTCGAGAATGCTGACGTAGTTCGCCACCGCGGCACCACCCATGTTGAAGATGCCCGCCAGTTGCGCATCCTTCACCTGTAGATCGCCGGCGCTTTGCATAAGCTGCATCGCAGCAAGGGCGTGCATCGACACGCCTGTCGCGCCGATCGGATGACCTTTCGCCTTCAGGCCACCCGATGGATTGACCGGCAGCTTGCCATCTTTCTGCGTCCAGCCTTCCTTGACGGCGATTGCGCCCTGCCCCTCCGGTGTCAGTCCCATCGCTTCGTATTCGATGAGCTCTGCGATGGTGAAGCAGTCATGCGTTTCGACCAACGACAAATCGTCGAGCGAAAGGCCGGACTTCGCCAGCGCGCGTTGCCACGCGAGCGCGCAACCTTCGAATTTCAGAATGTCGCGCTTCGACATCGGCAGGAAATCCTGCACGTGCTCGGCCGCGCGGATGGCGACGGCCTTCTTCATGCGGAGGGCGGTCTCGATGTCGGCAAGCACGACCGCCGCGGCACCGTCGGACACAAGCGAGCAATCGGTCCGCTTGAGCGGACCCGCGACGAAGGGGTTCTTGTCACTCTCGGTGCGGCAAAATTCGTAACCCAAGTCCTTGCGCATCTGCGCGTAAGGATTGCCGACGCCGTTCTTGTGATTCTTCGCGGCGATCATCGCCAGCGCGTCCGACTGGTCGCCGTATTTCTGGTAGTAAAGACCGGCGATCTTGCCGAACAGGCCGGCGAAGCCACCTTCGACCTCGGCCTCTTCGCGCACATAGGACGCCTTCAAGAGGTTGCGGCCGATTTCCGGCCCCGGCGTCGTCGTCATCTGCTCGACGCCGACCGCCAGCACGATACGGGCGGCACGCGCATCGATTGACTTGATGCCCTGGTGCACGGCGGCCGACCCGGTGGCACAGGCGTTCTCCACCCGCAAAGCACGCTTGAACCTCAAATCGGGCGAAGCCTGTAGCACCAGCGAGGCGGTAAAATCCTGGGGTGAGAACCCTGCATTGAAATGGCCGAGGATGATCTCGTCGACGTCCTGGGCGGCAATCCCGGCGTCCGCGAGAGCCTGTTCCGTGACCTTAACGATCAGGCTTTCGACGCTTTCGCCCGAAAGTTTACCGAAGGGGGAATGGGCCCAGCCCACGATGGCGGCGGTCATGGAAGTCTCCTCTGCCGAACTTTGGTCGTATTGGTCGGCGATTGAGCGGCAGTCACCATAAAATCACAGGGTGACGGGGCCAGCTTTGCCTCTTCTTTGAAGCTTAGATAACCTAGCAGCAATGTCTTTGGAACTCCCCCCACGCGCGGGCATGGGAGCCCACCGGAATCGCGAACGATGAGCTTTGGTTTGAGCCCCCGCCTTCGCGCCCTATTCGTGGCCCTCGCCGCCGGCGCCCTCTCCGCCGCCGCTGCCGCGCCGGCCCACGCCGAAGCCCAGCTCCTGATCGAAGCCGCGACCGGCAAGGTGCTGCACGCCGAGAATGCGACCTATCCTTGGTACCCGGCCTCGGTGACCAAGCTCATGACCACCTACACGGTGCTGCGTGAGATCAAAGAAGGCCGCCTGACATTCAATACACTGCTGACCGTCACGCGCGACGCCGCCGCGCAGCAGCCGACGAAGATGGGCTTCAAGGTCGGCACCACCGTGACGGTCGACAACGCACTCAAGATGCTGCTGGTGAAATCGGCGAACGACATCGCGGTGGCGATCGCCGAAGGCGTCGGCGGTTCGCTCGAGGGTTTCGCCGACAAGATGAACGCCAATGCGCGGCGGCTCGGTATGACGCAGTCGCACTTCGTCAATCCAAACGGCCTACCGGCGGAGAACCATGTCACCTCCGCGCGCGATCTCGGCATTCTGGCGCGTGCGCTGATCCTCGAATTCCCGCAATACGATTTCTATTGGCACATCTCCTCGATCCGCTACGGCAACCGGGTGATACGCAACTACAATTCGCTGATCGACCGCTATCCCGGCGCCGACGGCATGAAGACCGGCTTCATCTGCGCCTCAGGCTACAATCTGGTCGCGTCGGCCACGCGCAACGGACGGCGCTTGATCGCGATCGTTCT from Pseudolabrys taiwanensis includes:
- a CDS encoding acetyl-CoA acetyltransferase, translated to MTAAIVGWAHSPFGKLSGESVESLIVKVTEQALADAGIAAQDVDEIILGHFNAGFSPQDFTASLVLQASPDLRFKRALRVENACATGSAAVHQGIKSIDARAARIVLAVGVEQMTTTPGPEIGRNLLKASYVREEAEVEGGFAGLFGKIAGLYYQKYGDQSDALAMIAAKNHKNGVGNPYAQMRKDLGYEFCRTESDKNPFVAGPLKRTDCSLVSDGAAAVVLADIETALRMKKAVAIRAAEHVQDFLPMSKRDILKFEGCALAWQRALAKSGLSLDDLSLVETHDCFTIAELIEYEAMGLTPEGQGAIAVKEGWTQKDGKLPVNPSGGLKAKGHPIGATGVSMHALAAMQLMQSAGDLQVKDAQLAGIFNMGGAAVANYVSILERIK
- a CDS encoding D-alanyl-D-alanine carboxypeptidase family protein, with protein sequence MSPRLRALFVALAAGALSAAAAAPAHAEAQLLIEAATGKVLHAENATYPWYPASVTKLMTTYTVLREIKEGRLTFNTLLTVTRDAAAQQPTKMGFKVGTTVTVDNALKMLLVKSANDIAVAIAEGVGGSLEGFADKMNANARRLGMTQSHFVNPNGLPAENHVTSARDLGILARALILEFPQYDFYWHISSIRYGNRVIRNYNSLIDRYPGADGMKTGFICASGYNLVASATRNGRRLIAIVLGAWSGAVRAQKAAQLLERGFNSGGLTWLTPSLGTVDALAPIDAQPPNLRDEMCGGHRRKPPSEENEEEGPDEAASAANATGDSGNGQAFMLSALKPAAGKFVLGPPVETTPPITVFTGPADHPDAVPQVATGGGKKKKKVAAKTDGKPESRPAQTGDNKSKPAAKPSAKKPAQGAKPAKPKVSSTNQ